In Ascaphus truei isolate aAscTru1 chromosome 7, aAscTru1.hap1, whole genome shotgun sequence, one genomic interval encodes:
- the TMEM41A gene encoding transmembrane protein 41A, with protein sequence MRSLAGFFFVFASATIYLYVLSTKLRPGLGQEAERSLVFPSDLDELRELADFLQLYKREHQAYVMLLFCSAYLYKQSFAIPGSSFLNMLAGALFGQWLGLFLCCTLTSLGATCCYLLSHAFGKQIVVQHFPDKVAMLQAKVEENRGSLFFFLLSLRLFPMTPNWFLNLTSPILNIPLGRFFFSVLLGLLPYNFICVQTGSILSKVKSLDDMFSWWTLLKLLAIALVALIPGTIVKKFGHQHLEGKDQLANGKKST encoded by the exons ATGCGCTCCCTAGCCGGCTTCTTCTTTGTGTTCGCCAGTGCCACCATCTACCTGTACGTGCTGAGCACCAAGCTACGGCCCGGGCTGGGACAGGAGGCCGAGAG GTCCTTGGTGTTTCCATCAGATCTCGATGAGCTGCGAGAACTGGCTGACTTCCTGCAGCTCTATAAGAGGGAGCACCAGGCGTATGTGATGCTTCTGTTCTGTAGTGCTTACCTGTACAAGCAAAGCTTTGCTATCCCTGGATCCAGCTTCCTG AACATGCTGGCTGGAGCTCTGTTTGGCCAGTGGCTGGGCCTGTTTCTCTGCTGCACACTGACCTCCCTGGGTGCTACCTGCTGCTACCTGCTCTCCCACGCCTTCGGGAAACAGATTGTGGTGCAGCACTTCCCTGACAAAGTAGCCATGCTGCAGGCCAAG GTGGAGGAGAACCGTGGCAGCCTTTTCTTCTTCCTGTTGTCCTTGCGCTTGTTCCCCATGACCCCCAACTGGTTCCTGAACCTCACGTCTCCCATTCTGAACATCCCCCTGGGGCGGTTCTTCTTCTCCGTCCTCCTCG GTCTCTTGCCATATAACTTCATCTGCGTGCAGACAGGCTCCATCCTGTCCAAAGTCAAGTCTCTGGATGACATGTTCTCCTGGTGGACGCTGCTCAAGCTTCTGGCAATCGCTCTCGTGGCTCTGATTCCAGGTACCATCGTCAAGAAATTCGGCCACCAGCACCTGGAGGGGAAGGATCAACTGGCGAACGGCAAGAAATCCACGTGA